The nucleotide window AGGTCGGGCCGTGGCTCGCGGACCTGGAGGGCTCTGCGAATCAGGCAGAGGTGTCCGCAGCCGACCCGGGATGGCGCTGGGGGCGCTGATCGCTTCCCTTTCACGCCTCCGGGGCGTCTCCAAACACACCCCGGAGACAGACTTCCTTTCTGGCCTCTTAGGGGCTGCATGAACCCAGAAACATCCCAAGGGGCCATTCCTGGGCCGAAATTCCCCGCTTTAGCGCTTGGCTCCAAGCTTTGGGCTTCTAGCAACTCCCTGGGGCTAACTCCTGGTCACAGTGAATCCCAGCGCCTTCCCCGACGGCAACCTAGGGCTCCAGGACAGGAGAGTCGGAGCAGCCGTGGCCTCCAGCTCTGCAGCGGTCAGAGGAAGCACTCACCCCCTCAAGAAGAGAGGCGAAGAGGCCTCGGGGTTTTTCCTCAGCACTGGCCAGGACCCCACAGGAAGGGAGTCGATTGGGGCTTAGGAAGGACAGTACCCTGCCTGGGATCCCTCTTCTTGCCTTCCCCCGTGGAACTCCCCTGGAAGGGGCAGGTCAGCACTCAGTGGGTCCCCAACTCAGCTCCACACAGCCCCTATCCGGAATCGCAGTACGCAGAGGCCCACCGTCTCAGCGCAGCGTGGTGGAGCTTTCCTCTTCCAAAAGGAAGGCAAATATCTCGCCTCACTGGCCACCTGCCCGCGGGCGTGCAGATTCTGAGAAATGAAATCACGCAGAAGAAGACAGAAACCCAAGACCGGGTGCGAGGTGCATGTCCTTGGATGGTGCTGGTGTGTGCCGTGAGCGAAACCTGGTTCTTTCCCAGCCCTGGGTTGTGAAATTAGTTTCTAATACTCGGACCTTTCAAGTTTACATTTGTTTTGACTATACCTGTCTGAaagcagatttcattttctctggCAAGACTAGAaaccacaaataaagaaaaagaaacggaTCCATTGAATCTCAGTATTTCAATAGTGTTCAATAGATTCTCTTAGCTTAATTCAGAGCCCTGTTGAATTCGCTGCATTCAGacaggggttttgttttgtttttgcacacacgcacacccccgCCCTCCTCACAATTATGggtgttgttattttttaaaggattctcAAGGTGACTAACTCTCCCTGTTATCTGTTGAATGAAAGGAGGGTTACACATGCAAGACCAAATACTGCGGCCATCAGTAGGGGATGCCGGCGGACAGGGCCCCCGCCCTATTATTGGACAATCCAGATGGGATTCgtgattagaaaataaaattggccAGAGCTGTCCCGGAATCCCTTTCCCACTTCTAATTTCATCAGCAGTATTAATCAGCACtcaaaagagcaaagaaataacATCAGTTACTTTTAGACTGaaacacatacattttaaataatcattttagaATTTCTAACTTTTTTCAGGACTACTTTCATCGTAGTTAGCATTTTGTAAAATGAGGGTGAaagctttcaaaatatattgcattatattctattttcagtgtataagttttttttaaatcacaaacaaAATCACCAAATATTTTCCCCTTGATTAATCAACTTGATTAACCCCTTGATTAACGAAATCTAACAACTGTCCCCATTACAACTATTACTCATGtggactcaaaaaaaaaatctttcatttccaCGCCAGGGTATTTTCAGAGggaaaatccaaaacaattaaatACCTTCAGTGGAATCAAACGTAAGCAAAATTCAGCAAAATCTGAGTGTACAGAGCTTTGCAGAAAAGtgcccatttccttttctttcaataAAGTGATATTTTCTTCACAACATATGACATTTTATGTGGCTTGGCAATTTGTTCCCTAGTGATGGGCGATCAGGGCCAGTACCCACTCTTGGGGTTCTGACCCCTCCACTCCCGGAGTTTCTGCTTTTGTGTTTCCTTGGGGCTGGGTTagggctggggctgggaagaGCTTGGAGGAACggcgtggtgggggtggggggtagattttcactgttgttttttcctggtggctcggttggaagggtgggggaggtgggggggggggaggctggaagggtggggggcggtggggggctgTTGGGGGGCGGAGGCGGTCGGTCCTCTCCGAGGCCACAGCCTGCCTCAGAGGACAGATTGCCCCCCTCTCCCCCCCGGCCGGCAGCACGCGCCTCTTTTGAGTCCAGATTGGCCGAGACCGGCGCTCAATAGCGGGAGGTTAATTTCCTTCACAAAGGTGAAGGGGGCACGGCTCCGGGGGGCCCCGCGCCCAGACAGGCGGCCCCTTTATTCCGCTGCGCCTTGATTGGAGCCCTTGATTTAGCATCTGATGTCAACCAGCAGACAAAATGCCCGCTCCGAATGAAAATGCATGAGGCCGCGCAAGAAGAGCGGAAACCAACTTCACTAGGGCGCACGCGGCTGGCCGCGCGTTTCGGGCTGTGGCCAGCGCCACTCGAATCGACCCAGCCCTGGGCGACGCGGAGGTTCCGAGTGGCCTGGACTGGACCATTCCAACGATGCCAATCCCGGAGCCTCCGGgaacttaaaacaacaacaaaaaagttcaGAAATTCAAGGTTTTCTTGGAACCCAGCCTGTTCCTTCCCCCATCCAGCGCTGTGTCTGCAGGCAATTCAAGAAGTGCAGTGCCAACTGTTTCTCAAACTCGAGAGAAACCTTCCTGAGGCCCTTGGGCGCGAGGCGGCTGCGGACATCGCCCTCGGCTGCAGCTAGCAGGCCAGACCCTCCACCCAAACTTGAAACTCCAGGGTCCCGTTTCCGCTTAGATCCTGGGTCCCCGCGGCCCATCAGCCCCAGGCCCGGGCGGGGTTCTGGGAGACTCCTGCTTGGCAGCTATTTTTGATTCCCTATTATTTCCCAATACCAGGAGGAGTTCCAgcgcctcccccaacccctctcccGCCCCAGCAGCCGCGCTCGGATCTCCCCCGCCCCTGCCAACCGCCGCCCCTACCCAATCAGCGCGCACAACTTCCCCCTCCGCTCCGGCTCGCGGATTGAACCCTCCTGACATATTTGGGGCCATTCTTCTCCTTTGTTGCTATTTTGCTCGCGACCCGCGGGTAATCCCCGCTCgggaagcgggggtggggggcgagcATTGTCGTGCTGATGGACGGGCCCATTTGGCGGCTCCGAGCCCCCCGGAGGAGAGACACAAAGCCCAGGCACGTGCGCCTCCGCATAGAGGAGCAGCAGACCGTGAAGGGAGGCGGGGCCGGGCGTGTGCCGGGGCCGGGCGGGGCTGTGGCGCCGGGCGGGGCGGCCGAGAGGCGCGCGCGGGGGCCTTGCGCCCTCAGGTACATCTGCCGCACCTACCGGGCGACCCCCGAGTCCCGGGCCCCTTTTGGCCGCCGCGTCGCCCTCCCACCCGACCGGGTGGAGGAGCTGCGGGCGCGCTGATTGGCTCCGGGGGAAGCGGGAGGCGAGAACAATGGCCCCCTCCCCCAGTTAAAAGGGAGCGGCTCCCGGGCCCGGGGACAGGGACGCGCGTGCAGGACGCAGAGGCGGGCCGAGCTGCCGCCGGCGCCACGCGagtcccgccgccgccgccgccgcgcccggGCCATGCGCCGGGGACACTGAGGGCCGCCGGGGCCGAGCGCGGAGGTGGGACCGAGCCAGCCCCTCGCCCTCACCCTCGCGCCGCGCCAACATGCCCCGCGGCTTCCTGGTGAAGCGCAGCAAGAAGTCCACGCCGGTATCCTACCGGATCCGCGGCGGCGAGGACGGCGATCGGGCGCTGCTACTCTTGCCGGGCTGCGGGGGCGCCCGCGCCTCTCCCCCGGCGCCCGGCCCGGGGCCGGTGCCGGGCCcgctgcagccgccgccgccgacCGAGCGCGCCCATGCGGCGCTCGCCGCCGCGCTCGCCTGCGCGCCGGGCCCGCCGCCACCCCCGCCAGGGCTGCGGGCCGCGCACTTCGGCAACCCTGAGGCCGCGCACCCGGCGCCGCTCTACAGCCCCACGCGGCCCGTGAGCCGCGAGCACGAAAAGCACAAGTACTTCGAGCGCAGCTTCAACCTCGGCTCGCCGGTCTCGGCCGAGTCCTTCCCCACGCCCGCCGCGCTGCTCGtgggtggcggcggcggcggcggcggcggcggggccaaCGGCGCCGGAGGTGGTGGCACCTGCAGCGGCGACCCGCTGCTCTTCGCGCCCGCCGAGCTCAAGATGGGCACGGCTTTCTCGGCGGCAGCCGAGGCGGCCCGCGGCCCGGGGCCTGGTCCCCCACTGCCCCCCGCCGCCGCCTTGCGGCCCCCGGGCAAGCGGCCTTCGCCCCCAGCCTCCGCCGCGGCTGCCGCAGAGCCGCCCGCCAAGGTAGCCAAGGCCCCGGGTTCCAAGAAGCCCAAAGCCATCCGCAAGCTGCACTTCGAGGACGAGGTGACCACGTCGCCCGTGCTGGGGCTCAAGATCAAGGAGGGTCCGGTGGAGGCGCCGCGAGGCCGCGCGGGGGGTGCGGCGCGGCCGCTGGGCGAGTTCATCTGCCAGCTCTGCAAAGAGGAGTACGCCGACCCCTTCGCGCTGGCACAGCACAAGTGCTCGCGGATCGTGCGCGTGGAGTACCGCTGCCCCGAGTGCGCCAAGGTCTTCAGCTGCCCGGCCAACCTGGCCTCGCATCGCCGCTGGCACAAACCGCGGCCTgcgcccgccgccgcccgcgcgtGCGAGCCCGAAACTCCTGCCCGGGCGGAGGCGCGGGAGGCGACAGGCGGCGGTGGCAGCGACCGCGACACG belongs to Bos indicus isolate NIAB-ARS_2022 breed Sahiwal x Tharparkar chromosome 13, NIAB-ARS_B.indTharparkar_mat_pri_1.0, whole genome shotgun sequence and includes:
- the INSM1 gene encoding insulinoma-associated protein 1 produces the protein MPRGFLVKRSKKSTPVSYRIRGGEDGDRALLLLPGCGGARASPPAPGPGPVPGPLQPPPPTERAHAALAAALACAPGPPPPPPGLRAAHFGNPEAAHPAPLYSPTRPVSREHEKHKYFERSFNLGSPVSAESFPTPAALLVGGGGGGGGGGANGAGGGGTCSGDPLLFAPAELKMGTAFSAAAEAARGPGPGPPLPPAAALRPPGKRPSPPASAAAAAEPPAKVAKAPGSKKPKAIRKLHFEDEVTTSPVLGLKIKEGPVEAPRGRAGGAARPLGEFICQLCKEEYADPFALAQHKCSRIVRVEYRCPECAKVFSCPANLASHRRWHKPRPAPAAARACEPETPARAEAREATGGGGSDRDTPSPGGVSESGSEDGLYECHHCAKKFRRQAYLRKHLLAHHQALQAKGAPPPAPPAEDLLALYPGPDEKVPQEAAGDGEAAGVLGLSASAECHLCPVCGETFPSKGAQERHLRLLHAAQVFPCKYCPATFYSSPGLTRHINKCHPSENRQVILLQVPVRPAC